The following are from one region of the Carnobacterium gallinarum DSM 4847 genome:
- a CDS encoding DUF4809 family protein: MEKAVITSTVDLSDGGCNACGLVEDTMYTLAINDVEIPVDDLTVNSLVMAIALRKGYKQELVMDISDEYIVYKNGVESIQLIEDVDQLTYSNDTLTIETANKILDTNILLTKVNEILTKLFKLEELDFVL, from the coding sequence ATGGAAAAGGCAGTAATTACAAGTACAGTTGATTTATCTGATGGAGGATGTAATGCTTGTGGGTTGGTAGAGGATACAATGTATACACTAGCGATTAATGATGTAGAGATTCCAGTTGATGATTTAACTGTCAATTCGTTAGTGATGGCAATTGCCCTAAGAAAAGGCTACAAACAAGAATTAGTAATGGATATTTCTGATGAATATATCGTGTATAAAAATGGTGTCGAATCAATCCAGTTAATCGAAGATGTAGACCAATTAACTTACTCAAACGATACATTAACCATCGAAACAGCCAATAAAATTCTAGATACAAACATATTATTAACTAAAGTTAACGAGATTCTAACGAAATTATTTAAACTTGAAGAACTAGACTTTGTACTTTAA
- a CDS encoding PTS sugar transporter subunit IIA has translation MIEFILTGHGDFSKGLYQAIEMIAGKQENLHTVLFTLEDTPLSYQNKLKKVLKLNNQPEKVLFFTDLLGGTPFKVCAELAMEQENWSVLSGTNLGMLLEGVALRTFMDNPLLLSKQIQQAGCENITIFSEIPSTVEEVLETGI, from the coding sequence ATGATAGAATTCATACTAACAGGTCATGGCGATTTTTCAAAGGGCCTGTATCAGGCTATTGAAATGATTGCGGGAAAACAAGAAAATTTACACACCGTTTTATTTACACTAGAAGATACGCCTTTATCCTATCAAAATAAATTAAAAAAAGTTCTTAAACTAAATAATCAGCCTGAAAAAGTTTTGTTTTTTACTGACCTTTTAGGAGGAACACCTTTTAAAGTATGCGCAGAATTAGCGATGGAACAAGAGAACTGGTCTGTTTTAAGTGGTACGAACTTAGGAATGTTGCTAGAAGGTGTTGCGTTACGAACTTTTATGGACAATCCGCTTCTGTTAAGTAAACAAATTCAGCAAGCAGGTTGCGAAAATATCACTATTTTTTCTGAAATCCCCTCAACTGTAGAAGAAGTTTTAGAAACAGGAATTTGA
- a CDS encoding heparinase II/III family protein — MNRQKITNYQKMFFADEWLPSYQEQHPDFLSKILDRSDLVVEDLLIYTDAMDMEACDIPYSIKGTDWNTFPEEDPEWLFMLSRHGFLVDLAMTYKITGEDIYQEKWRNLVLDFIRKNGHPNAENTLSWRPIDTGIRLTNWVKSLNYLDSETLFSSAEARLFEQAIIEQIHFLKESFISKYELSNWGILAITGILVTELFFPELVKMDEKEWAWKTLEEQIDLQFYCDGIHWEQSPLYHHEVVMSLLYILQVSEYTDYSLPFNLKGKLKQPIQASYYYADQKDQLNALNDSDSVDFRYVYDCYRGMGFLPQRQEASLAPLYIGNLYATCSTSERAMPTTFYGKQSGFIAIKTKDFYFTLFNGRHGSSHGHGTTGSLTLHYQGEDILIDSGRYTYLEESVIREKLKGEDAHNSITVVENPATDIKGSWGYQSLAEPLFSQLTENKEGYLVECAWNGVGKSGELILINRKIMLLKKIASLVICDTIQAQGSNQVRTNFNFAQQVAVSKVTKTTAELKIKQQKMVVWTDSESLRVRAETASAIYNQLFSHQRLTHCCKMKNQQTNLTAFGLNDAIQFEKVAVFQNKSSEITDLVKGLRIYDSKQKIKAELFFTPFDIVQGDKLFISETKQKIYGKVVLMNEKNKKVRF, encoded by the coding sequence ATGAATAGGCAAAAAATAACAAACTATCAAAAAATGTTCTTTGCTGATGAGTGGTTGCCAAGTTATCAAGAGCAGCATCCAGATTTTCTTAGTAAAATTCTAGATCGTAGTGATTTAGTAGTAGAAGATTTACTAATTTATACAGATGCAATGGATATGGAGGCCTGTGATATACCTTACTCCATCAAGGGAACCGATTGGAACACTTTTCCGGAAGAAGATCCCGAATGGTTATTTATGTTAAGTCGTCACGGTTTCTTAGTTGATTTAGCAATGACCTATAAAATTACAGGAGAAGACATTTATCAAGAAAAATGGCGGAATTTAGTCTTAGATTTTATTCGGAAAAATGGTCATCCTAATGCTGAAAATACGTTATCTTGGCGTCCGATTGATACAGGGATTCGTTTAACAAATTGGGTTAAGAGTTTAAACTATTTAGATAGCGAGACGCTTTTTTCGTCAGCAGAAGCACGTTTGTTTGAACAGGCAATTATTGAGCAAATTCACTTTTTAAAAGAGTCTTTTATTTCCAAATATGAACTAAGTAATTGGGGGATACTGGCAATTACAGGTATTTTAGTTACTGAATTATTTTTCCCAGAATTAGTGAAGATGGATGAAAAGGAATGGGCATGGAAAACTTTGGAGGAACAAATCGATCTTCAGTTTTATTGTGATGGAATTCACTGGGAGCAAAGTCCGCTCTATCATCATGAAGTAGTCATGTCGTTGTTATATATTTTACAAGTCAGTGAGTATACAGATTATTCCCTCCCATTTAACTTAAAGGGCAAATTAAAACAACCAATCCAAGCATCTTACTATTATGCAGATCAAAAGGACCAATTAAATGCGTTAAATGATAGTGATAGTGTTGATTTTCGTTATGTTTATGATTGCTATCGTGGAATGGGATTTTTACCACAAAGGCAAGAGGCTAGTTTGGCACCGCTGTATATTGGCAATTTATATGCAACTTGTTCAACGAGTGAACGGGCAATGCCAACGACTTTCTATGGGAAACAAAGTGGATTTATAGCAATCAAAACAAAAGATTTTTACTTTACTTTATTTAATGGGCGTCATGGTAGCTCTCATGGACATGGAACAACGGGCAGCCTAACGCTTCATTATCAAGGTGAAGATATTTTAATTGACAGCGGTCGTTACACCTATCTTGAAGAATCCGTTATTCGTGAGAAACTCAAAGGAGAAGACGCTCATAATTCGATCACTGTGGTAGAGAATCCAGCAACAGATATAAAAGGTTCGTGGGGATATCAATCATTAGCCGAACCTTTATTCAGTCAATTAACGGAAAATAAAGAAGGGTATTTAGTTGAATGTGCTTGGAATGGTGTTGGCAAATCAGGTGAACTCATTTTAATAAATCGAAAAATTATGTTATTAAAAAAAATAGCTAGTCTGGTTATTTGTGACACCATTCAGGCACAAGGAAGCAATCAGGTAAGGACTAATTTTAATTTTGCTCAGCAAGTAGCCGTAAGTAAGGTAACTAAAACGACAGCCGAATTGAAAATAAAACAACAAAAAATGGTTGTCTGGACAGATTCGGAAAGCCTAAGAGTAAGAGCAGAAACAGCCTCAGCTATCTACAATCAATTGTTTAGTCATCAACGATTAACTCATTGTTGCAAGATGAAAAACCAACAAACTAACTTGACCGCTTTTGGTTTAAATGACGCAATTCAGTTTGAGAAAGTAGCTGTATTTCAGAATAAGTCCTCTGAAATAACGGATTTAGTTAAAGGATTACGTATTTATGATAGTAAACAGAAAATCAAGGCAGAACTGTTTTTTACTCCATTTGATATTGTTCAAGGGGATAAGCTATTTATAAGCGAAACCAAGCAGAAAATCTACGGGAAAGTAGTTTTAATGAACGAAAAAAATAAAAAAGTACGATTTTAA